In Bacteroidota bacterium, the genomic stretch TACTTTCCAAAGTATCGGAAACTCTTAGATAAGCACCTTCGAAAGTAAGGTCTTCCCAAAACCCGACCATGAAAAAATATATTGGCCATGGTAAAACAAATATCGCAACTACTATACTCCATCCATTTTGCAGGGTCATTAACCCAATTATTGTCAGGCTGATAAATGCAGAGTGTATCACTCTTCTAACACTGATCTTATTTATATTTTCGCGATTAAACTTCTTGTTTATTTTCAGAAGTATCCTATAGATGATAATTGTAATAAATATTATATGGATAGTATAGGCAAGCAAGTTAACCCCTTCGAAATTTAGATAGTATAAAACCTGATTGGCAGCACTGTTCTGGTAATCCCACATATCACTTCTTACATAATAGTAAAGTCCTGCAATAGCTGAATAAAGTATTGCTAAGAGTAAAGTTTCTCCAAATAAAGACCTGAATTTATTCTTGATAAATACTATACTGTCATTAAATACTTCGAAAAAATCTTTTATCTGAAAAAGCTCTATTTCGGTATCGCTGTTACTGAGATTTTCTTCGAATTCCTGTTCGTTTATTTTTCCCTGTTTATACAGGCTCCAGGGCCGGTAGATAAATAAATATACGATGAAAGAAAGTGAAGCCAATATTGATATTACCCTTAATATATCCGGTGCATCGGTATATCTGGTAAAAAAGCCTTCGATAAACCCTGCTACTACCAAAATAGGTATAATTCCCATAAGCAAATTTAAGCCTCTTTTTGCCGATACCCGAAACGACTGACCCCTTGAATATGTGCCCGGAAATAAAATTCCCTTTCCCATAACTACTCCGGAAGCTCCGGCAATAATTATACTCGAAATTTCGAGAGTTCCATGCTGCCAGATAGTAAGGAATGATTCTAAAAACAAACCTTTTTCAACAAAGAAGTACTGGAATGAGCCCAACATGATACCATTGACAAACATAAAATATAAAGATCCTATTACCGCAAAAGCCCCGGATAAAAATGTATATATGGAAACCGTAATATTGTTGAAAGTTATTCCCAGAAACATATCTACCTCATTGCTCTTTTTATAAACAGCCATAGGGTCGCCATTATCAATGTTTTCGAGTGTCATATTTACATAATCATCGCCCAAAATTACTCTTACAAACTCCGGTTCGTATACCGAAGAAACAACACCGATTATAACAGAAAATAAAAAAAATAAAAACGTAAATATTAGTTCCTTTCTACTGTGCCAAATATGTGAAGACAGATCGTGAGACCAGAATTTCCTGATCTGTTCGAAATCCACTTTTTTGTTTTTATATATTTTGTAGAATACTGTCTGTCCAAGCTGATTTAAATATTGTCTGACTAATCTGTTGGGATAATGAGTTCTCGCAAAAGATAAATCGTCTGTTAATTTCAGAAATAAAAAGCTTAATTTTTCAGGCTCAATACTACTTTGTTTTACGGAAGTTTCAAACTCCTGCCACTCCTTGAAATTGTTATTTATAAATCTTGACTCTTTCATTAATTAGGTTAGCTACTAAAATTGGGGAAATTTTTTTGAAATATATCAAAACTGATTCATATAATTGTGCTATTAAAACCAAAATTTCTCATTGTGAAAAACGCATCCATAGAAGTTCTTACTACTCAAAACGTTACGATTAAATATGAATTTGCCGAAATAATACAACGGATTGGAGCTTATATACTTGATCTTGTATTTATGAATATTATTGCTCTTGTTCCATTTATAACTGTTTCTATTATCTCCAGTAACGTTACAACTGCCTATTATTTGTTTTTTATGCCGATACTAATTTTTTACACATTAGTATTGGAACTGTTTAACAACGGGCAAACTCTCGGAAAACAAATTTTGGGAATAAAGGTTATCCGCATCGACGGAAGTGAACCCGAAACAATGGACTATGTTGTTAGATGGATATTTTCGCCTGCTGATTATATGTTGACATTCGGAATTATGGCAACAGTATTAATTAAAATCTCAAAAAACCATCAACGTTTAGGCGATATAGTAGGAGGAACATCGGTAATCAGGATAAAACCATCGCATAAATTAACCCTCAGCAACCTGCTTTCGATAGGAGATAACTATAAAAACTATGTTGTAAAATACCCCGAAGTAAGGAGATATAGCGAAGAACAGGTTATCCTGATAAAAACAACCTTAGACAGGTATGTAAAAACTCCAAATATTGCTCATACCAGAGCCTTACTGAAATTGGTAAGAAAAGTAACGGTAAATATCATTCCGGAAAAAGAGCTTAAAACAAATAATATGAGAGTGGAGTTCCTGAAAACTGTAATAAGTGACTACGTTATTCTTACAAGATAGTTTTCAATAAAAAACAGCCACATCGAACTGATATGGCTGTTTTTTAATAATTTTCAGCTTATTTTACCAAATGAGCATCGAGAGTTTCGCCGTCTATTCCGTCTCCTTCTTCCTTAGGATTTGGCCCGTATTCATTTCTACCTGGTTTGCTATCGGAAACAACCAAAACCAAAAGATATATAGCTCCGATAAACGGGATAAATGCAATAAGAAACATCCATCCGCTTTTCCCAACATCGTGAAGTCTGCGTACTGTTACAGCTAAACCGGGGATAAACATTCCCAAAGCGTACAGTCCGTATATTGGTCCATAGTTTGTTATTTCGTGTGCAATACCAAGAACATTGTCCAACACCATTGCAGCAATAGCAAAAATCATATTAAACAGCATGAACATCCAATACTCTGACCTTCTAGCTCTTCCGCTAAACGTAGCATACTTTTGTAATACTTGTAAATACCAATTCATAATTTTGATTTAATAGGTTATTAATAGATAGTTGATAGTTTAATAATGTAAGGGTTAAGTGTAATTATTTTGTTTTGTATATCAGAGCTCCTGCAAGCTTATCGTGCAAACCCTGATTTCTCGAAGTAAAAAGAGCCATTAAATATCCGATAAAAAATATACTTGAAAGTAATTTGGCAAAGTGACGACCCGTGGCTTTTCCAAAACTGATCCTTTTTCCTTCCAAATCGGTTACAACCAATTTCATTGCAACTTTACCAATTGTAGCCTGATGCTTTGAACTTTCCAGTAACGCGGAGTACAGCCACCCTGCCACAACAGTTAATGAGAAAAATGAAATGAATCCGTAATAAACTTGCAGAAGCTGGTCAAAATCAGGATTAGGACCTAAGTTACCAAAGCTATTTACCATTGAAGACGTAAAGAAAGTAGAGATTATGCCTATTCCGAATTGGAGGATAATTCCATCTATAAACATAGCAGCAAATCTTCTGAGAAAAGAACCATAGTCAACAAAATTCGATACAGCGGGTTCTTGGATTGCATCCAGGATAGTTTCATTCATATATTCAGATATTAGTTTAGTTCGTGAAACTAACAAAATTTACGAATTACACCCACTCATAATCTCACTATTTTATAAACAAAAGAGGAATTAAAA encodes the following:
- a CDS encoding RDD family protein → MNETILDAIQEPAVSNFVDYGSFLRRFAAMFIDGIILQFGIGIISTFFTSSMVNSFGNLGPNPDFDQLLQVYYGFISFFSLTVVAGWLYSALLESSKHQATIGKVAMKLVVTDLEGKRISFGKATGRHFAKLLSSIFFIGYLMALFTSRNQGLHDKLAGALIYKTK
- a CDS encoding stage II sporulation protein M; amino-acid sequence: MKESRFINNNFKEWQEFETSVKQSSIEPEKLSFLFLKLTDDLSFARTHYPNRLVRQYLNQLGQTVFYKIYKNKKVDFEQIRKFWSHDLSSHIWHSRKELIFTFLFFLFSVIIGVVSSVYEPEFVRVILGDDYVNMTLENIDNGDPMAVYKKSNEVDMFLGITFNNITVSIYTFLSGAFAVIGSLYFMFVNGIMLGSFQYFFVEKGLFLESFLTIWQHGTLEISSIIIAGASGVVMGKGILFPGTYSRGQSFRVSAKRGLNLLMGIIPILVVAGFIEGFFTRYTDAPDILRVISILASLSFIVYLFIYRPWSLYKQGKINEQEFEENLSNSDTEIELFQIKDFFEVFNDSIVFIKNKFRSLFGETLLLAILYSAIAGLYYYVRSDMWDYQNSAANQVLYYLNFEGVNLLAYTIHIIFITIIIYRILLKINKKFNRENINKISVRRVIHSAFISLTIIGLMTLQNGWSIVVAIFVLPWPIYFFMVGFWEDLTFEGAYLRVSDTLESNHMNLFGINIIVLFVLMLLTVFFESPFANFGSGIFSMSMFSSDELSVTIGAVIVNTIGWMIVFTAVILLFTSLFIAHYSFIEKNEALTLNKEIDALFVD
- a CDS encoding DUF805 domain-containing protein, which gives rise to MNWYLQVLQKYATFSGRARRSEYWMFMLFNMIFAIAAMVLDNVLGIAHEITNYGPIYGLYALGMFIPGLAVTVRRLHDVGKSGWMFLIAFIPFIGAIYLLVLVVSDSKPGRNEYGPNPKEEGDGIDGETLDAHLVK
- a CDS encoding RDD family protein, which gives rise to MKNASIEVLTTQNVTIKYEFAEIIQRIGAYILDLVFMNIIALVPFITVSIISSNVTTAYYLFFMPILIFYTLVLELFNNGQTLGKQILGIKVIRIDGSEPETMDYVVRWIFSPADYMLTFGIMATVLIKISKNHQRLGDIVGGTSVIRIKPSHKLTLSNLLSIGDNYKNYVVKYPEVRRYSEEQVILIKTTLDRYVKTPNIAHTRALLKLVRKVTVNIIPEKELKTNNMRVEFLKTVISDYVILTR